The window AAAGGAAGCGGAATTACAAATGGCGCGATTGGAAGATATAAAAAAACTCAGTGACGGTAAAATGCCGTCAACCTATGAGTATGACGCGCAAAAGGCAGCGCTTGCCCGGGCGCGCGCCGATGAGGCGGGTGCCAAGGCCGCCGTGTCTCAAGCCCAGGCAACAGTAGACGCTAACCGCACAGACCTCGCCAAGGCGGTCGTTCATTCCCCGGTCGACGGCATGGTTCTAAACCGTTCCGTAGAACCCGGTCAGACAGTCGCCGCCCAATTCCAGTCGCCGGTCTTGTTCACGCTCGCGGAAGATCTGACCCAAATGGAATTGCAGGCTGATGTAGACGAGGCGGACGTAGGAAAGGTGAAAGAAGGTCAAGACGCCACCTTCACCGTGGACGCCTATCCGAACCGAGTATTCCCGGCGAAAATTATTCAAGTCCGATTCGGCTCGGAAACAGTCGGCGGCGTGGTCACCTATAAGACGATTTTGAGTGTGGACAATTCCGAACTCCATCTGCGACCGGGCATGACCGCCACCGCCCAAATCGTGGTGGACAAACGCCAAAATGCCCTTCTCGTGCCCAACGTGGCGCTGCGCTTTAGCCCGCCTGCAGAAGAAAAAAAGGATTCATCTGACGGCGGTATGTTGTTAAGCCGCATTATGCCCCGACCACCCCGATCCCGCTCCACTATCCCCCGTGTCCACAGCAACGGAAACGGTAATGAGCAAGAAGTTTGGATTTTGAAAAACGGTACTATGAGCGCCATCGCTATTACCAAAGGGTTAAGCGACGGAAAAATGACCGAGGTGATCGCCGGAGATATCGAAGCGGGTATGGAACTCATAACCGACATGGCAATGGCGCGATGAGTGCAGTAGGTTTCGACTTGGGAAATGACAGCCCACTCATAGAACTTTGCAACATCACAAAAGTCTATGGAACCGGCACCGCCAAGATGACTGCGTTGGGCGGCGTTGACCTTGCCCTGTATCCCGGCGAATTTGTCGCGATCATGGGCGCCAGCGGCTCGGGAAAAAGCACCTGCATGAACATCTTGGGATGTCTGGATACACCCACTTCAGGCGCGTACAAGTTTTGCGGCATTGAAGTAAGTAAACTCACCC is drawn from Candidatus Hydrogenedentota bacterium and contains these coding sequences:
- a CDS encoding efflux RND transporter periplasmic adaptor subunit encodes the protein MASAKDSVGIDVAKTLGLGRRRAFFARLFKFLFWCLLLAALGGAGYFWLNRDTTVSVTYETKTVEKGDLVVTVSATGTLEPIKTVEVGIEVSGTVKTVEADYNDRVEVGQVLAQIDTSKLEAQSLQSEAALESARAKLLQAQATVKEAELQMARLEDIKKLSDGKMPSTYEYDAQKAALARARADEAGAKAAVSQAQATVDANRTDLAKAVVHSPVDGMVLNRSVEPGQTVAAQFQSPVLFTLAEDLTQMELQADVDEADVGKVKEGQDATFTVDAYPNRVFPAKIIQVRFGSETVGGVVTYKTILSVDNSELHLRPGMTATAQIVVDKRQNALLVPNVALRFSPPAEEKKDSSDGGMLLSRIMPRPPRSRSTIPRVHSNGNGNEQEVWILKNGTMSAIAITKGLSDGKMTEVIAGDIEAGMELITDMAMAR